Below is a window of Cytophaga hutchinsonii ATCC 33406 DNA.
ACAAGTCATTGATATCTTTCAACCGACAGGTAACACCGTTCAATAAATATTCACTGTCGCCTGTACGGTAGTAACGGCGTGTGATTGTAACCTGAGAATATTCAGTCGGTAATAAATTTTTTGTATTGTTAAAAGATAACGAAACTTCTGCCATTTGCTGTGGCTTACGGTTTTTTGTGCCGTTAAAAATAACGTTCTCCATTTTGTCCGAACGTAGGGCACGTGTTTTCTGTTCACCCAATACCCAACGTATCGCATCTACAACGTTTGATTTTCCGCAGCCATTTGGACCTACAATACCAGTAATACCTTCGTCAAAATTTATGACTACTTTATCACCAAAACTCTTAAATCCTTTAATCTCTAACTTACTTAATTGCATGGAATTCGCCTCTCTTGTGAATTTTAATCTTTTAAAAGTAAGATAATTAGCCACCAGATAGTACCCCCATTATACCCGTTTATCAACAGTTTTATTAACAGAAATGTATGTCCGGTTTATTTTTTGTATCTTGATAACGGAATATAATTCACTGATATGGAAAAGCTTAAGATTCTTTTTTGGGTAGTTGCAATAGGCATTTATATTTACACACAAATAAAGGATGCACTGAAAAAAGGGAAACGTACCGACCCGATTCCATCCGGTTCCCCCATACCTAATTTGTCTAAAAAACAATCTTCACAGCCAGTTACAACAAGTACTGTAAATCCATATATAAGAGAATCATATAAACCGCAGCAACCTAAATTTGCAAAAAGATTTCAGAGTACATATAGCCGGAAAGAAGAACTAAAACAAAAAAATAATCCCGAAGCCGATAAATACAATCAGGATATTGTTTCACGCGAAGCTTTTTATAAGCAGGAAGAGCCTGTGAATTACGAAAAAATAGCACCTAAGGCTTCCGTTTTTGGTGTAGATGAACATCTGCAGCCTTATTCTGTGAAACAAAAAAACAAACATCCGTTGCTGACTTTTTTATCTACAAAGAGTAACTTAAGAAATGCATTTATAACAGGGGAGATCCTGAAGCGCAGAGACTGATACAGAAAACATACGTTTTTCACACAATTAATTATTGAAATCTGCAACCAGACAACCTTCATCTTTTATCTCAAGAAAATCAACGAAACATAATCAGAATATAATTTATGCTACTGGACGAAATGAAATCAAAATCACTAGATGAGATTTATATTGAAAAAACATATTCTCATTTGGAAAGAGGTGTAGATGGTGTAATCAGAGAAGTAGCAAGAACATATAAACAAAAATTAAATGTTAAAACCATAAAACCGGGACTTAGATTTGTTCATTTTATTGTAGATGGAATTGCATTGCAATTAATTTTATCTGTACCTAAAATATTTTTTTTCTCCAATCCACAATTACTTGCGCTTATTTCATTATTACTGATAATACTATACCCAGTAATGTATATATTTTTTGAATATAAGTTTCAGCAAACTCCAGGTAAAATGGTTACAAATTATGTAGTAATTAATGAATATGCAGAAAAACCAAGCTTAAGAATTTGTATCCTTCGAACAGTAATACGATTTATTCCTTTTGAAGCTTTTTCTTGTCTAAGCTCTCCCAGCAGAGGATGGCACGATAGATGGACAAAGACTTATGTAGTCGAAAAAAAAGAAGTGGAAAAACTAAAATCGATTCTAATGAAATATAATAATTAGAAAAAACATTTTTAACATGGAAAATAAATAAATTACCTCTTACTCCAATCTTTTTAATCCATCCAAAATCTGAATAAAAAAATCCCGTCCTGATACTTATCAGGACGGGATTTTTCACTATGGTTTAATCTTACTTAATTACGCTTTAGCATCCGGATTAACCAGACGTATGATGCGTACATAATGCAATACTTTTATTACCGGATAGGTAGGATCAAATTCAAACCACTTCATTGCAAAGTTTGGTCTGCTGCCATACATATGGTGATTGTTCTGAAATAATTCACCACCTAACAGTACATCCAGAGCAAGTGTGTTTCTGGAAGCATCTTTGTTATCAAAGTTCTGATAACCTAATTTATGCCCAAACCAGTTAACGATAGCACCGTGTACAGGTCCCATTAAGAAATGGATTGGTAATAATAAATATAAATACCACATATCAGCAGGAACAAAATAAATGTAGAATAATACATATAATGTTCCCCAAATAATTCTGGAGATCCACATATCACCAATGTTATCGATGAATGCCCATTCAGGAAGGTTCTTATTGAACTTATCCTCAACTTGTGCTTCTCTTCTTAATACAGCGTTGTAGATGTCTTTTGTTTTCCACATCATAACAAATGCATTTCTTGAATAAAGAGGAGAGTGTGGATCTTTTTCTGTATCACTATAGGCATGGTGCATTCTGTGAAGTGCGCCATAGGCTCTTGGAACTAAGTAAGAAGAACCTTGAGTCAGGTATAAGAATATAAAGAAGAATTTCTCCCAGAATTTATTCATTTTAAACATTGCGTGCGCAGAATATCTGTGCAGAAAGAATGTTTGGCTGAACAAAGATAAATACCAATGCGCAACAAAGAATATAATAATGGGCCAGGCTGTACCAGTCATTTTTAGGTTAGTTTGGTTTGTAATTACAACAACAAATTTAATGAATTTGTTGCTGAAAAACAGAATTTATTTTCAGAAGTATGTATTTAGGCTGATTAATACGAAGTTAGTGCATAAGAAATTATATTGGCGCCCATTTGCAGGGCTTTTGTACGTATTTCTTCGGGATCATTATACACTTGCTTGTCTTCCCAACCATTGCCAAGATCGCATTCAAATGTGTAGAAAACAACTAATCGGCCTTGATATAGGATTCCATACCCCTTTGGCGTTTTACCATCGTGTTCATGGATCTTTGGCAAGCCTGCATTGAAGTCGTATTTCTGATGATAAATCGGATGTGTAAAAGGCAGTTCAACCAGTTCAGCTTCAGGGAATATTTTCTTTAACTCCGGACGGATAAATTTATCCATTCCATAGTTATCATCGATATGTAAAAAGCCTCCACCAATAAGGTAGTTGCGCAGGTTTTGTATTTCAACAGAAGAGAACACAACATTACCGTGCCCGGTCATGTGTACAAACGGGTGTAAGAACAGGTCGGTACTTCCTGCTTCAACAATGTCTTCCTCAGGCGCCAGATTAAGGCCGATATTTTTATTACAGAATGCAATTAAATTGGGCAGCGAGGTTTTGTTTGCATACCAGTCACCACCTCCCTGGTATTTCAATTTCGCCAGCTTAAAAGAAGGTTGAAACGTTGAAGAACTTAATAAAATACAAGCTGTAAGCGCGA
It encodes the following:
- a CDS encoding DUF4159 domain-containing protein, which encodes MKKKHFLLALTACILLSSSTFQPSFKLAKLKYQGGGDWYANKTSLPNLIAFCNKNIGLNLAPEEDIVEAGSTDLFLHPFVHMTGHGNVVFSSVEIQNLRNYLIGGGFLHIDDNYGMDKFIRPELKKIFPEAELVELPFTHPIYHQKYDFNAGLPKIHEHDGKTPKGYGILYQGRLVVFYTFECDLGNGWEDKQVYNDPEEIRTKALQMGANIISYALTSY
- a CDS encoding acyl-CoA desaturase → MTGTAWPIIIFFVAHWYLSLFSQTFFLHRYSAHAMFKMNKFWEKFFFIFLYLTQGSSYLVPRAYGALHRMHHAYSDTEKDPHSPLYSRNAFVMMWKTKDIYNAVLRREAQVEDKFNKNLPEWAFIDNIGDMWISRIIWGTLYVLFYIYFVPADMWYLYLLLPIHFLMGPVHGAIVNWFGHKLGYQNFDNKDASRNTLALDVLLGGELFQNNHHMYGSRPNFAMKWFEFDPTYPVIKVLHYVRIIRLVNPDAKA
- a CDS encoding RDD family protein, with protein sequence MLLDEMKSKSLDEIYIEKTYSHLERGVDGVIREVARTYKQKLNVKTIKPGLRFVHFIVDGIALQLILSVPKIFFFSNPQLLALISLLLIILYPVMYIFFEYKFQQTPGKMVTNYVVINEYAEKPSLRICILRTVIRFIPFEAFSCLSSPSRGWHDRWTKTYVVEKKEVEKLKSILMKYNN